CTGCCAACAGTGTCATCGGTATCATAATCACTGCAGATAATTTAATGGCAGTAGAAAAGAGTGCCAGAATGAATGGTGCCCAGGTACAAAAATCATAAAGATCCGTTTTTTCTTCGATCATTTTTATGAGAAAGAAGAATTGAACCAACGTTAAAATGAAAACCGGGTAATCTGGAGATGGATTTGATAAATAGAATCTGGATTCAAATATTACCGGAAGTATGGAAAGAAGGAGAAACATTTCATGAGCAGATAATGGGTTTAATCCACCCTGTAATTGTTTAACGATACCTTTCAATGAGGAAGAAGACATTTCACTCCATCTGTCCTGTATGACTTCTGTCACCAGAGTTGAGTAAAAGAAGAAAAGAATTGCATTGATTATAAAAACTGGTCGATTAAACCATATTACACTCTGATCTATCATGGCACTGATGGGGAGCCATGCGCAATTAAACCCCAACCTCCCATGCAGATTTGCGAGGCCTAATGGAATTGGGTATTCAATCATCCATTTTATTGCAGGAAGGTGGTAAAGGCCTGTATCTGTTCCATGAATCCAATTATATACAGTACAGTAAAAAAGAAATAGAACACCAAAAAAAAGGGCTAATATTGAGAATTTCTGCTGAATTCTGATCTTATTCGTAATTAGATGAATACTTGTCATAACAATCCCTACAAAAAGGATTGCAATTGAGATTTCAGATGATATTGGAATAAATATATTTATCAAACTTGTTAATACGAAGATAATGATAAAACCAAAGATTCCATAATTCCAAATCAGATATTTATGGATCGGATACTTTTTTAGAACGTAGGTCGCAAAAAATGAGCCATATCCAAATAATGAAACAATCCAGGCAAAAAAGAGGAGAATTAATATAATTAGCTGTAAGGCAGGGTTCATTATTATGAATATGTTGGGTGAATTCTTTTTTATATTTTGGTAATTTTTTCTCCCGATTCGACTAAATCATAGGGTTTTACAGTTAATCATAATAATATAGAATTGCAACACCAGAAACTTAAGAATTTGTTTAATTCAAGTAGAGCAATTGAAAACAGTACAAAAATTCAGAATTTACTCAGAAAATTGGTTAAATTTTTTAATGACTCGGCTGATTGTATTTCTTTACGTTTAAAAATTGAGGATTTATTAGCATTTAACAAAAATGCAGTTATATGGGAGCCTTTATATAGTTACACTAAAACATCAGCCCATATAACTGCAAAATTGAATTCACTATTATTGGGAATAATGTTTTTACCTGATTCAGACGTAAAAAGAAAATTAAACATGTTGCTGAGTGATGAGTTTAGGAGGGAACTAATCCTATTCATACATGTGAAAAAAACCGTGGTTTTTTCGCTATCTTGATAAAATGAAATGAAAGACCTATTAAAAAATTAAACTCCTTACAGGCGGTGTTTAATGAATACTTACTTCTACTATCTTCTCACGATGTGATTTTCATTAAGGATCATGATGTCTTTTTGTTAATATTATCATAGGATATTGACCATATTTACAGAAAAGTTTAGGAAACCTCTCTTCAAGATAATACAGAATTTTCAGAATTTTTTTTCCCAATTTATTATTTGGAATTAACAATTTTTGAGTTGAACTATCGAAAGAACGCCAAGGAACCATTTTTATTGTGGCAATTTCATCAAATCTTCTCCACCATTTATTTGGATGTGGATAAAAATATAGATCATTTACTGTTCCTCCTTCCTTTTCTCTTTTTTTTCGATTAATAATTCTCAACAGTCCCTTTGCTATCCAGTTATTAAGGAAAAATGCATTTGGATTTGAATATACAATAATTATATTTTTCCCAGGTTTAGTAACATCAATTAATTTTCTAATAACTTCATCTTGATTATCTTTATCGATATGATAAATTGTGTGAAGACTAACTGAACAATCAAAAAAATTTTTCTTTAGATCAATGTCCAAAAAATTACCACAAATAAAGACTCCATGATCACCAATCTTCGCTTTCGCTTGATCTAATGCTCCTTGAGAAAGATCAACACAATATCTAAATAAAAAATTTTTAGAATATTCTAAATATTCTTTATATTGAATAGGCCCAGATGCCATATCTAGGATATTAACTCCAAAATCAGGAATATATTTAAGAACTCTTAATCTACATTTACTCACATATTCACGTGAGTTCTCTCTCAAATCTTCAAATCTTATAGCATCTTCTGTTTCATTTCCACTTATAATCCATCCGATTTCATCATAAAACGTTTTTACCGATATTTCCACATTATTTCTCATAAAAAAGCCTTATAATATAATATCATTGGTTAGATTAAATTTACGGACGATATAAAATTGCATTTATTTGCTAGAATCTATCCAACTAGTCAATATAGCACCCTCCTAAACATACCAATCAGCGGTCAGTTTAATTTTCTTTTTATGTCTGAATCAGTTAATAACGAGAATCCCAATAAAAGTGAGTGCATTTAAGTATCCAGTATTTGCTTTTATAATAATCAATTTTTATAATTTGTTCATTATCACCTATAGGCGAAAGTGACACCAATACAAGGTTCTGTGAAAATCATTATTCATATTTTTATTACAGCATATTATAAATCATTACGTAAGAAAATTAATGCGTGAAACTTTGATTTTACCAACTCAAGGAAGAATGAAAGAAAAAAAATCTCCCGATTATACCATTCTTAAACTTCGATGATAAAGCAGATTAGCGTTCATATATTGGTGGATGTATATCTCCATCTTATATTAGTAATTATTACTAGAGTTTAAGATGGAATTATTAATGGACGGAAAAAAAAACTTTAAGGACCCCAACAACATTGTTATTTTTTTTGTTCTCATTTTTTTCCTCATATATTATTTAATATTTAGGTGGGATAGTGTTTTCTGGGCACCATTGACCCCTACAGATGCATCTCATTATGTTGAAATCGCAGTTCATTTAACTCAAGGAGAAATCTTCCAGTCAGGTGGGTTTCCTTTTGGGTTTCCAGCACTTCTTGCCCTATCAATTTTAATAATGGGACCTGGAAGTTTTTCT
The window above is part of the Methanospirillum lacunae genome. Proteins encoded here:
- a CDS encoding class I SAM-dependent methyltransferase, whose product is MEISVKTFYDEIGWIISGNETEDAIRFEDLRENSREYVSKCRLRVLKYIPDFGVNILDMASGPIQYKEYLEYSKNFLFRYCVDLSQGALDQAKAKIGDHGVFICGNFLDIDLKKNFFDCSVSLHTIYHIDKDNQDEVIRKLIDVTKPGKNIIIVYSNPNAFFLNNWIAKGLLRIINRKKREKEGGTVNDLYFYPHPNKWWRRFDEIATIKMVPWRSFDSSTQKLLIPNNKLGKKILKILYYLEERFPKLFCKYGQYPMIILTKRHHDP